The window CTTTCGACAGGGTTGGCGGAAGCTCGCGCCGCGCAGGGTCAGGGTTCCCGCCCGCAGCGCCGCGATGCCCGTGCATTGTCTGGCCAGCCCGCGGCATGGGTCTATTGCGTTTCTGTCTAGAATTTGTATCAACTGTCAGCGATGTGTACCGTGCTGTAGCGCCGAGCGAGCGATCGCTTTTTTGTTTGTTGCGATGAAATTTTCATGTTTTGGGGCAATTGACCCGAAGTTGGTGAAAATACGTAGCTTGTTGAAAGATCACGTCTGATAAAATCCTCAGTCCCCGACAGTACACAGGAAGGCCGTACCAGCATGGATTCGTCACCAGAGAAGAAGGAAGAACTGCGCCAGCAACTGCGCCTCGCCGCGCTCGAGTATCACGAGAGCCCCCGTCCCGGAAAAATCAGCGTCACGCCCACCAAGCAGCTGCTCAACCAGCGCGACCTCGCCCTGGCGTACTCGCCGGGCGTGGCGGCTCCTTGCGAAGAAATCGTCAAGGACCCGGGTAACGCCTATAAATACACGGCGCGCGGCAATCTGGTGGCCGTCATCACCAACGGTACCGCCGTGCTGGGCCTGGGCAATATCGGTCCGCTGGCGTCCAAGCCGGTGATGGAAGGCAAGGGCGTGCTGTTCAAGAAGTTCGCCGGCATCGATGTGTTCGACATCGAGATCAACGAGCAGGATCCGGACAAGCTGGTCAACATCATCGCCTCGCTGGAACCGACGTTTGGCGGCATCAACCTGGAAGATATCAAGGCGCCCGAGTGCTTCTATATCGAGCGCCAGTTGCGCGACCGCATGAAGATTCCGGTATTCCACGATGACCAGCACGGTACCGCGATCATCGTCGGCGCCGCGATCCTGAACGGCGTCAAGGTGGTCGGCAAGGATATCCGCGAGTGCAAGCTGGTGGTGTCGGGCGCGGGCGCGGCTGCCCTGGCCTGCCTGGAACTGATCGTCGACCTCGGCTTCCCGATCGAGAACATCTACGTGACCGACCTGGCCGGCGTGGTCTACAAGGGCCGCGTCGAACTGATGGACCCGGACAAGGCGCGCTTCGCGCAAGACACGCCATTCCGTACCCTGGCTGAAGTGATGCCGGGCGCCGACATTTTCCTGGGCCTGTCCGCTGGCGGCGTGCTCAAGCAGGATATGGTCAAGGAAATGGCGGCCAATCCGCTGATCCTGGCGCTCGCCAATCCGACCCCGGAAATCCTGCCGGAAGAAGTCAAGGCCGTGCGCGGCGACGCCATCATCGCCACCGGCCGTTCGGACTATCCGAACCAGGTGAACAATGTGCTGTGCTTCCCCTACATTTTCCGCGGCGCCCTCGATTGCGGCGCCACCACCATTACGCGCGAGATGGAAATTGCGGTCGTGCACGCGATTGCCGACCTGGCCCACGCCGAGCAGTCGGACGTGGTGGCCACCACCTACGGCATCAGCAACCTGTCGTTCGGTCCGGAATATTTGATCCCGATGCCGTTCGATCCGCGCCTCTTGATTCACATCGCCCCGGCCGTGGCCAAGGCGGCGGTCGAGTCGGGCGTGGCGACGCGTCCGATCGCCAACCTGGAAGCCTACGCCGACAGCCTGCAGCAGTTCGTGTACCGCAGCGGCACCTTCATGAAGCCGCTGTTCGCGGTGGCCAAGGCGGCCCCGCCGGAACTCAAGCGCATCGTCTACGCCGAAGGCGAAGAAGAGCGCGTGCTGCGCGCCGTGCAGGTCGTGGTCGACGAGAAGCTGGCGCGCCCGATCCTGGTCGGCCGTCCGAGCGTGCTGGAGCAGCGCATCGAGAAGTTCGGCCTGCGCCTCAAGCAAGGCGAGCATTTCGACGTCATCAATCCGGACCACGAAGACCGCTACCGCGATTACTGGCAGACCTATTACGCGATGACCATGCGTAAAGGTGTAACCCAGGAATACGCCAAGCTGGAAATGCGCCGCCGCCACAGCCTGATCGGTGCGATGATGATCCACAAGGGCGACGCCGACGGCATGATCTGCGGCACCTTCGGCACCACCAGCCTGCACCTGCACTATATCGACCAGGTATTGGGCAAGCGCGACGGCGCCAATGTGTACGCGGCGATGAATTTCCTGATCCTGCCGGAACGCCAGATGGCTATCGTCGATACCCACGTCAACGAAAACCCGAGCGCCGAGCAGCTGGCCGAGATCACCATCATGGCGGCCGACGAGATGAGCCGCTTCGGCCTGATTCCGCGCGCGGCGCTGTTGTCGCACTCGAACTTCGGTTCGGCCAACAGCGCATCGGCGCAAAAGATGCGCGCCGCGCTGGCGCTGGTGCAGCAAAAGGCGCCGCAGCTGGAAATCGATGGCGAGATGCACGGCGACGTGGCGCTCGACGCCAAGCTGCGCATGCAGCTGATGCCGCACTCGACCCTGCAGGGCGAGGCCAACCTGCTGGTGATGCCGAATATCGACAGCGCCAACATCGCCTACAACCTGCTCAAGACCGCGGCCGGCAACGGTATCGCGATCGGTCCGGTGCTGCTCGGCTGCGCCAAGCCGGTGCACATCCTGACGCCATCGGCCACGGTGCGCCGGATCGTCAACATGACGGCCCTGTGCGTGGTCGACGCCGTCTCGGAACGCTGATCGGCAAGTAACACCGCGCGTGTGTTTTGCGCGTCAGAACGGCCGGCATCGTCATCGATGCCGGCCGTTTTTTGTAGTAATTTCGCACAGCAAAAACGTGCATTACTACATTTCATTACAGTTCAAGATAAGCGTAACAATGCGTAAGCTGGCGCCGTCCGTCCCGGCAATCGGGGCATAATATCCATGCTAGTTGTTGTTCATATTGCACGGAACTTTTTTGCGTAAAGAATGATCAAAGCGATTCTGTTACAATGCTGAGTTGTTAACTGCGAGTTGGCCGTGCAGATTACCGCTCTCCAACTACACACGAATATCACGAATATGCAAAAAACAACAAAAAAAGCCCTGATTACCGGGATCACCGGGCAAGATGGCGCTTACCTTGCGCAGTTGTTGCTTGAAAAGGGCTACGAGGTCACCGGCACGTATCGTCGCACGAGTTCGGTCAATTTCTGGCGTATCGAAGAGCTTGGTATCCAGGCTCATCCAAATCTGCGCCTGGTCGAATACGACCTGACCGACTTGTCGTCCAGCATACGCCTGATCCAGACCGCCGAGCCTGACGAGGTGTACAACCTCGCGGCCCAGAGTTTCGTCGGTGTGTCGTTCGAGCAGCCAGTTGCTACCGCAAGCATTACGGGTCTGGGGGCAGTTAACCTGCTCGAAGCGATTCGCATCGTCAACCCGAAAGCGCGCTTCTACCAGGCATCGACCTCCGAAATGTTCGGCAAGGTCCAGGCCATCCCGCAAGTCGAAGATACCCCGTTCTACCCGCGCAGCCCGTACGGTGTGGCCAAGCTGTACGCCCACTGGATGACGGTCAATTACCGCGAGTCGTATGGCATCTTCGGTTCCAGCGGCATCTTGTTCAATCACGAATCGCCCCTGCGCGGCCGTGAATTCGTCACCCGCAAGATCACCGATTCGGTCGCCAAGATCGTGCTCAACAAGCTCGACGTGCTGGAACTGGGCAATCTCGACGCCAAGCGCGACTGGGGTTATGCCAAGGAATACGTCGAAGGCATGTGGCGCATCCTGCAGGCCGCACAGCCCGACACCTTCATCCTGGCCACCAACCGTACCGAAACCGTGCGCGACTTCGTCACCATGGCGTTCAAGGGCGCCGGCATCGATATCGAATACACGGGCACGGGCGAAGCCGAGACCGGCCATTGCGCCCGTACCGGCAAACTGCTGGTGCGCATCAGTCCCAAGTTCTACCGTCCTGCCGAAGTCGAGTTGCTGATCGGCGATCCGGCCAAGGCCATGCGCGAACTGGGCTGGGCGCCGAAGACCACCTTGGAGCAGTTGTGCCAGATGATGGTCGAGGCCGACATGCGCCGCAACGAACAGGGTTTTTCCTTCTGATATGACGGGCATGGTCACGGAAACGTCCCCCGCGCCCGGCGCCGAAGGGCAGGGCAAACGTGCCCTGATCACCGGCCTGCACGGCTTCACGGGGCGCTACGTGGCGCGCGAACTGGCCGCTGCCGGCTATCGCGTGTTCGGCACCGTGGTGCCGGGCCACGGGAGCGACGCTCCTGAACCCGATGTGTTCGCGGTCGACCTGCTTGACCGCGCCGGCGTGGCCGCCATGATCGAACAGGTGCAGCCGGACGTCGTGGTGCACCTGGCCGGCATCGCTTTTGTTGCGCATGCCAACGCCGAACTGATTTACCGCGTCAACATCGTCGGTACCCGCAACCTGCTCGAAGCGCTGGCGGCCCAGCGCCACCAGCCGTCGGCGGTGCTGCTGGCATCGTCCGCGAATGTCTACGGCAACGCCAGCGCCGGCCAGATCGATGAGTCCCTGGCGCCCGCGCCGGCCAACGATTACGCCGTCAGCAAGCTGGCCATGGAACACATGGCGCAGTTGTGGAGCGACAAGCTGCCGATCATCATCGTGCGGCCATTCAACTATACCGGCGTTGGCCAGGATGACAATTTCCTGTTGCCGAAGATCGTTTCGCATTTCCGCAAGGCGGCGCCGGTGATCGAACTGGGCAACCAAGCCATCGCGCGCGATTTTTCCGACGTGCGCATGGTGGCCGACAGCTACCGCCGCCTCTTGGCGTCGAACGTCGCCGGCCAGACCTTCAATATCTGCTCCGGCCAGGCGCATTCGCTAGGCGAGGTCATCGCGCTGATGGAGTCGATTGCCGGCTACCGGATCGAAGTGAAGGTCAATCCGGCCTTCGTGCGCGCCAAGGATGTGCTGGTCCTGATGGGCAACAATGAAAAACTGCGTGGCGCGATCGGGGCCATGTCCCCGATTCCGCTCGCCGACACGCTGCGCTGGATGTACCAGGCGTGAGCCGCCTGCGCGTCGGCCTGGGAACGACCATGATCGAACCGGGCCTGACCGGCGGAAGACTGGACGGGATCGGCGTGTACACCCAGGCGCTGCTGCAGCACTTGCCGCAGGCCGGCTGCGATGTGGCCGCTTATTCGTATCCGCGCCTGCGCGGCGACGCCACGGCGATCAGCGTGGGCCAGGCGATGCCGCAATCGTTCGAAGCGGCCAGCCTGACCGACCTGCTCACGCCAATGGCGAACCGGGTGCACATGCCGGCCGATATTTTTCACGCGACCGATTACCGTATCGTGCGCATGGATTGCCCGGTGGTGGCGACCCTGCACGATGCGCTGCCGATCAAGTATCCGCAGTGGTGCAGCCCCGGCATGCGGCGCGCCAAGAACTGGATGCAGCAAAAAGCGGCGCGCAAGGCACAACATGTGATCGCGGTGTCGAACTTTGCGATCGGTGAACTGGTCGAATGCTTCGGGGTCGATGAAAACAGGATCAGCGTGGTGCCCAACGGCGTCGATGCGGCGTGGCTGCAAGCGCCCGATGCGTCGGCGGTGGCAGCGACCTTGCTCGAGAACGGCCTGCGTGCAGGCTATTTTTTGTTTGTCGGTACTTTGCAGCCGCGCAAGAACGTCGAGCGCCTGCTCAGTGCCTACCTGAGTTTGCCGGACGCGCTGCGGGCCGAGCGCCAGCTGGTGATTGTCGGCAGCGCCGGCTGGCGCTGCGAAGAGCTGATCGCGCGTGTCAAGGCGGCGCAGCAGGATGGCGAGCAGGTCGTATGGCTGAACCGGCTGACCGGCGCCGATGGCCTGCGCCATGTGTATGCGGGTGCGGGCGTGTTTGTGTTTCCGTCCTTGTATGAAGGTTTCGGTATTCCCGTCGTCGAGGCGTTTGCATCGGGGGTGCCGGTAGTGGCTTCGAATAGCAGTTCCTTGCCGGAAGTAACCCGGGGCGCGGCGCTTGACGTCGATCCGGGCAACACTGGTGACATCGCCGCGGCGATGCAAGCGCTGGCGCGCGACGATGCGCTGCGCTCGCGTTGCATTGCGGCGGGCCGCGCTCGCGCAGCCCAGTTGACCTGGCACGACACCGCGCTGCAAACCGCCGCCGTGTATCGTGCCGTCCTTTCACAATAATTTGCCGTCGTACTGAGCCACTTGCGAAACTATGCGTGTCCTACATTTCTATAAAACCTATTTCCCGGAATCGGTGGGCGGCGTCGAGCAGGTCATCCGGCAGATGTGCGTCGGCACGGGCCGCCTGGGCGTGCGCAATGAGGTACTGACGCTTACGCGCCAGAAGGAAAAGCGCGACGTCGAATTCGAAGGCCACAAGGTGCGCCTGCTGCCGCTCGACTTCGAGATTTCCTCGACCGGTTTTTCGCTGGCCGCCTTTGGCGAACTGGCGCGCATGGCCGAAGAAGCGGACGTGGTGCACTACCACTTCCCGTGGCCCTTCATGGACCTGGCGCACTTTATTTCGCGCATCAAGAAGCCGAGCCTGGTGACCTACCACTCCGACATCGTGCGCCAGAAGCAGTTGCTGCGCCTGTACCAGCCGCTCAAGCACCGCTTCCTGCAAAGTGTCGACACCATCGTCGCCACTTCGCCAAATTACATGGCGTCGTCGGCCGTGCTGGACCGATATCGCGACAAGACGCGCGTCATCACCTACGGCCTGGACAAGACCATTTATCCGGAACCGGACCAGGCGCGCATGGACAAATGGCGCGCGCAGATCGGCGAGCGCTTCTTCCTGTTCGTCGGTGTGCTGCGCTATTACAAGGGCTTGCATATCTTGCTCGACGCGGTCGCCAATACCGATTATCCGGTGGTGATCGTCGGCGCCGGTCCGATCGAGAGCGAGCTCAAGGCGCATGCCGAACGGCTCGGCCTGACCCACGTGCTGTTCGTCGGCGCGCTCGACGAGGCCGACAAGGTGGCCTTGCTGACCCTGTGCTACGCACTGGTGTTCCCGTCGCATTTGCGTTCGGAAGCGTTCGGCATTTCGCTGCTGGAAGGGGCAATGTACGGCAAGCCGATGATTTCGAGCGAGATCGGCACCGGCACGACCTACATCAATATCGATGCGGAAACCGGATTGGTCGTGCCGCCGAGCGATCCGCAAGCGTTTGGCGACGCCATGCGCAAGCTGTGGGACAACCCGGAACTGGCGCAAGCCATGGGTGAGCGCGCCGAAGCACGCTACTGGGAACTGTTCACCGCCGAGCAGATGGCCAAGAGCTACACCGCGCTGTATCACGAACTGGTGGCGCATCATGCCACCGTGGCGCTGGCGCAAGTGCAGGCCTAAGGCTTCCCGGCGGCATTGCCGCTGCATCGAGCTTGTCCGGTTTGATTGGCGCCGAAGATAACACCGTCATGCCTGGCAGCGGCAGGGATGACGGTGTTGAATGCCACGGAAAAAATCACTTAGGCAACGCCAACTCCACCTTTTTTCATTCCCGATCTAAATTTCCTCCGGCTGATTCGTACTCAGCAGCACGATTGCCGCCCAAACGCGGGAACTGGTATGCTTTGACGAGGGAATCGCAAAGGCCGGGTATGGTGAAGCAGTTATTACTTGTTGCGGGATTGCTGGCCGGGGCGCCTGTCCTTGCCGGCTTGCCGCAGACACCGCCCCGGCTGTACATCACGACCGAATATTCGCCGCCGGCCAGCATGCTCGACGGTGAGCGCGTGATTGGCTATTCCACCGAAAAGATCCGGGAAATCATGAGCCGTACGTCGATCAGCTATTCGATCGACCTGTTGCCCTGGAAGCGCGCCTACACCGCGGCCGTGCAGCGGCCCGACGGCTGCGTCTACGCGACCACCCGCACCCCCGAGCGTGAGCGGCTGTTCAAATGGGTGGGGCCGACCGACGAGGGCGAGTGGGTGCTGCTGGGACGGGCCGACCGCGCGTATCAGCTCGCCACACTGGAGGACGCGCGCGCGCTGCG of the Massilia violaceinigra genome contains:
- a CDS encoding glycosyltransferase family 4 protein, which translates into the protein MSRLRVGLGTTMIEPGLTGGRLDGIGVYTQALLQHLPQAGCDVAAYSYPRLRGDATAISVGQAMPQSFEAASLTDLLTPMANRVHMPADIFHATDYRIVRMDCPVVATLHDALPIKYPQWCSPGMRRAKNWMQQKAARKAQHVIAVSNFAIGELVECFGVDENRISVVPNGVDAAWLQAPDASAVAATLLENGLRAGYFLFVGTLQPRKNVERLLSAYLSLPDALRAERQLVIVGSAGWRCEELIARVKAAQQDGEQVVWLNRLTGADGLRHVYAGAGVFVFPSLYEGFGIPVVEAFASGVPVVASNSSSLPEVTRGAALDVDPGNTGDIAAAMQALARDDALRSRCIAAGRARAAQLTWHDTALQTAAVYRAVLSQ
- a CDS encoding substrate-binding periplasmic protein, which encodes MVKQLLLVAGLLAGAPVLAGLPQTPPRLYITTEYSPPASMLDGERVIGYSTEKIREIMSRTSISYSIDLLPWKRAYTAAVQRPDGCVYATTRTPERERLFKWVGPTDEGEWVLLGRADRAYQLATLEDARALRIGTYNGDARDDYLRSRGFQVDPAPNDMLNPQKLLMNRIDLWAAGLRPGSGVLEQNGWAGKIVPVLVFNRIKVYLACNRAIPDPVIDKMNAALEAMNRDGTSRRLERKYDNWVTRKPTEAEAGQGVPAR
- a CDS encoding NAD-dependent epimerase/dehydratase family protein, with the protein product MVTETSPAPGAEGQGKRALITGLHGFTGRYVARELAAAGYRVFGTVVPGHGSDAPEPDVFAVDLLDRAGVAAMIEQVQPDVVVHLAGIAFVAHANAELIYRVNIVGTRNLLEALAAQRHQPSAVLLASSANVYGNASAGQIDESLAPAPANDYAVSKLAMEHMAQLWSDKLPIIIVRPFNYTGVGQDDNFLLPKIVSHFRKAAPVIELGNQAIARDFSDVRMVADSYRRLLASNVAGQTFNICSGQAHSLGEVIALMESIAGYRIEVKVNPAFVRAKDVLVLMGNNEKLRGAIGAMSPIPLADTLRWMYQA
- a CDS encoding glycosyltransferase family 4 protein — encoded protein: MRVLHFYKTYFPESVGGVEQVIRQMCVGTGRLGVRNEVLTLTRQKEKRDVEFEGHKVRLLPLDFEISSTGFSLAAFGELARMAEEADVVHYHFPWPFMDLAHFISRIKKPSLVTYHSDIVRQKQLLRLYQPLKHRFLQSVDTIVATSPNYMASSAVLDRYRDKTRVITYGLDKTIYPEPDQARMDKWRAQIGERFFLFVGVLRYYKGLHILLDAVANTDYPVVIVGAGPIESELKAHAERLGLTHVLFVGALDEADKVALLTLCYALVFPSHLRSEAFGISLLEGAMYGKPMISSEIGTGTTYINIDAETGLVVPPSDPQAFGDAMRKLWDNPELAQAMGERAEARYWELFTAEQMAKSYTALYHELVAHHATVALAQVQA
- the gmd gene encoding GDP-mannose 4,6-dehydratase, giving the protein MQKTTKKALITGITGQDGAYLAQLLLEKGYEVTGTYRRTSSVNFWRIEELGIQAHPNLRLVEYDLTDLSSSIRLIQTAEPDEVYNLAAQSFVGVSFEQPVATASITGLGAVNLLEAIRIVNPKARFYQASTSEMFGKVQAIPQVEDTPFYPRSPYGVAKLYAHWMTVNYRESYGIFGSSGILFNHESPLRGREFVTRKITDSVAKIVLNKLDVLELGNLDAKRDWGYAKEYVEGMWRILQAAQPDTFILATNRTETVRDFVTMAFKGAGIDIEYTGTGEAETGHCARTGKLLVRISPKFYRPAEVELLIGDPAKAMRELGWAPKTTLEQLCQMMVEADMRRNEQGFSF
- a CDS encoding NADP-dependent malic enzyme, with amino-acid sequence MDSSPEKKEELRQQLRLAALEYHESPRPGKISVTPTKQLLNQRDLALAYSPGVAAPCEEIVKDPGNAYKYTARGNLVAVITNGTAVLGLGNIGPLASKPVMEGKGVLFKKFAGIDVFDIEINEQDPDKLVNIIASLEPTFGGINLEDIKAPECFYIERQLRDRMKIPVFHDDQHGTAIIVGAAILNGVKVVGKDIRECKLVVSGAGAAALACLELIVDLGFPIENIYVTDLAGVVYKGRVELMDPDKARFAQDTPFRTLAEVMPGADIFLGLSAGGVLKQDMVKEMAANPLILALANPTPEILPEEVKAVRGDAIIATGRSDYPNQVNNVLCFPYIFRGALDCGATTITREMEIAVVHAIADLAHAEQSDVVATTYGISNLSFGPEYLIPMPFDPRLLIHIAPAVAKAAVESGVATRPIANLEAYADSLQQFVYRSGTFMKPLFAVAKAAPPELKRIVYAEGEEERVLRAVQVVVDEKLARPILVGRPSVLEQRIEKFGLRLKQGEHFDVINPDHEDRYRDYWQTYYAMTMRKGVTQEYAKLEMRRRHSLIGAMMIHKGDADGMICGTFGTTSLHLHYIDQVLGKRDGANVYAAMNFLILPERQMAIVDTHVNENPSAEQLAEITIMAADEMSRFGLIPRAALLSHSNFGSANSASAQKMRAALALVQQKAPQLEIDGEMHGDVALDAKLRMQLMPHSTLQGEANLLVMPNIDSANIAYNLLKTAAGNGIAIGPVLLGCAKPVHILTPSATVRRIVNMTALCVVDAVSER